One Candidatus Deferrimicrobium sp. DNA segment encodes these proteins:
- a CDS encoding UDP-2,3-diacylglucosamine diphosphatase, whose translation MEKGFPISPDRAIFLADAHLNQDDIHSRTFLALVDRATAEKVPLFLLGDMFDLWFGNPGLTFAFQKPIVEQLRKLRGEGLRIFYVEGNRDFYLMREHEGTTFDVVSPGDMQAAVGEKRVYLSHGDTVNRADFAYRFWKGISKSRFANEAVAHLPPSIVLPMADRIERNLKRSNRRHRGAFPERESREYAMRLFRKGVDFVILGHFHQERLNRFSREEATKVLAVLPSWKDQWRYFYLTADGAYGFRAFKPGEPLLPS comes from the coding sequence ATGGAAAAAGGGTTTCCGATCTCTCCGGACAGGGCGATCTTCCTCGCGGACGCCCACCTGAACCAGGACGACATCCACAGCCGGACCTTCCTTGCCCTCGTCGACAGGGCGACGGCGGAAAAGGTGCCCCTGTTCCTCCTCGGGGACATGTTCGACCTCTGGTTCGGCAACCCCGGGCTCACCTTCGCCTTCCAGAAGCCGATCGTCGAGCAACTTCGGAAGCTTCGGGGCGAGGGTCTGCGGATATTTTATGTCGAGGGGAACCGCGACTTCTACCTGATGCGGGAACATGAGGGGACGACGTTCGACGTCGTCTCGCCGGGAGACATGCAGGCGGCGGTCGGGGAGAAGCGAGTATACCTTTCCCACGGGGACACGGTGAACCGCGCCGATTTCGCCTACCGGTTCTGGAAGGGGATCTCGAAGAGCCGCTTCGCCAACGAAGCGGTCGCCCACCTGCCCCCCTCGATCGTCCTTCCCATGGCGGACCGGATCGAGCGGAACCTGAAGCGCTCCAACCGGAGGCACAGGGGAGCCTTTCCGGAGCGGGAGAGCCGCGAATACGCGATGCGCCTCTTTCGCAAGGGGGTCGACTTCGTCATCCTCGGACACTTCCACCAGGAGCGGCTGAACCGCTTTTCCCGGGAAGAGGCGACGAAGGTGCTGGCGGTCCTGCCGTCGTGGAAGGATCAGTGGCGCTACTTCTACCTCACCGCCGACGGAGCGTACGGCTTCCGCGCGTTCAAGCCCGGCGAACCGCTCCTTCCGTCGTGA
- a CDS encoding putative toxin-antitoxin system toxin component, PIN family codes for MGASSQVIRAVLDTNVLLSALLFGGRLEGLHRAWRAGRLRLVLSRETADELLRVMAYPKFRLTRAEITSLFDTELLPFADVVELPASKSRQRWSRDPEDDKFIRCAQAGKCARLITGDDDLLSLKRVGKVAILSPAEFLGMLGKIE; via the coding sequence TTGGGCGCGTCGTCGCAGGTGATCCGCGCCGTCCTCGATACGAACGTTCTCCTGTCGGCACTCCTCTTCGGCGGACGCCTGGAGGGGTTGCACCGCGCCTGGCGCGCAGGGAGACTTCGGCTCGTTCTATCGCGCGAGACGGCGGACGAGTTGCTCCGGGTTATGGCGTACCCGAAATTCCGGTTGACCCGCGCCGAGATCACCTCCCTGTTCGATACAGAACTTCTCCCGTTCGCGGACGTAGTTGAACTCCCGGCGTCGAAGAGCAGACAGCGCTGGAGCCGGGATCCCGAGGACGACAAGTTCATCCGTTGCGCGCAGGCGGGCAAATGCGCCCGGCTCATCACCGGCGACGATGATTTGCTCTCTCTGAAACGCGTGGGGAAGGTGGCGATTCTCTCCCCGGCCGAGTTCCTCGGGATGCTCGGGAAGATCGAATGA
- a CDS encoding AbrB/MazE/SpoVT family DNA-binding domain-containing protein, whose translation MLAKKTSKNQLTLPKEVAEKFPGTDYFDVRVEGRVIELRPVRIEPEEGGVDLARIREKIKKLGVTGDDVANAVRWARRRR comes from the coding sequence ATGCTTGCCAAGAAGACATCGAAGAACCAGCTGACCTTGCCCAAGGAAGTCGCGGAAAAGTTTCCGGGAACCGACTACTTCGACGTGCGGGTCGAAGGAAGGGTGATCGAGCTTCGGCCGGTCCGGATCGAGCCGGAGGAGGGTGGGGTCGACCTGGCCCGGATCCGGGAGAAGATCAAGAAACTGGGAGTGACCGGTGACGACGTGGCGAATGCCGTCCGTTGGGCGCGTCGTCGCAGGTGA
- a CDS encoding polysaccharide biosynthesis tyrosine autokinase, with protein MTERTVEIGGSSVAGQGKPGWVSPRYRFSREVRLDPAVLEKNRVLAYNNTSPEIEAYRVLRTRILHRTKGSGGTTIMVTSALSGEGKTVTAVNLALTFAKAFSLTALLVDADLKRQQVHQVLGFESNRGLGDYLRDGCDVSELIVWPGIEKLTVISGGKRIEESSELLGSPGMRTLVEGMKSRYEDRYIFFDVPPVLYGADAISFAPLVDHILFVVQAEKSSMANVNKALEMLPKEKVLGIVLNRQADADATRYYY; from the coding sequence ATGACGGAACGAACCGTGGAGATCGGCGGGAGCAGCGTGGCGGGCCAGGGGAAGCCCGGATGGGTGTCCCCGAGGTATCGCTTCTCGCGGGAGGTGCGGCTCGACCCTGCGGTGCTCGAGAAGAACCGGGTCCTGGCGTACAACAACACGTCCCCCGAGATCGAGGCCTATCGGGTGCTGCGGACGCGGATCCTGCACCGCACGAAGGGGAGCGGGGGGACCACGATCATGGTCACCAGCGCCCTATCCGGGGAGGGAAAGACCGTCACGGCGGTGAACCTCGCCCTCACCTTCGCCAAGGCGTTCAGCCTGACGGCGCTGCTGGTGGACGCGGACCTCAAGCGGCAGCAGGTCCACCAGGTGCTGGGGTTCGAAAGTAACCGGGGGCTGGGCGACTACCTGCGGGACGGATGCGACGTCTCCGAACTGATCGTCTGGCCGGGGATCGAGAAGCTGACGGTCATCTCGGGCGGGAAGCGGATCGAGGAGAGCAGCGAACTGCTCGGCTCCCCGGGGATGCGGACACTCGTCGAGGGGATGAAGTCCCGCTACGAGGACCGGTACATCTTCTTCGACGTCCCCCCGGTCCTGTACGGCGCGGACGCGATCTCCTTCGCCCCCCTGGTGGACCACATCCTGTTCGTCGTCCAGGCGGAAAAGTCGTCGATGGCGAACGTGAACAAGGCGCTGGAGATGCTCCCGAAGGAGAAGGTCCTGGGGATCGTGCTGAACCGCCAGGCCGACGCCGACGCCACCAGGTACTACTACTGA
- a CDS encoding GumC family protein, producing the protein METEHDVKTMTMNDLAGILRRRKWTILLPALGVFTLSVVVAFSIPKTYKSTTTILIEEQGIPREYVTANITTFADQRLQSINQRIMGTTKLLDLITRFRLYEDLKARHTIDEIAEKMRKDIVFNTISADVKDPRSGRTGQATIAFSVSYKGKNPETVQRIASELASFYLEENLKIREKASADTSKFMEDERGNVQAMMAALEAKIAVYKQKHGDSLPELAQANLQGLDQVERDMSRMEDQLHALKERESYLEQELASVSQGTANQGPGSLQELRTRLVGLKSRFSDKHPDVIRTKAAIKEFEAQSAAPAKEASATQPDNPIHIPMKSQLAGTRTEIESVQRQIKSLRQKRDSYRQRVESSPRVEEGYRGLLVERNNLQAKFEELNRKAMDAQVAYGMEKEQLGERFSILEAARLPGKPDSPNIRAILLIGLVLGLGCGVGTAAIKESTDDSVRDAGRLAADTGFLVLTGIPEIVTPMDVARKKMRRIQAAAGAVAVLLAGVLVVHFFVMDMDVVLAKLSRKLGI; encoded by the coding sequence ATGGAAACGGAACACGACGTCAAAACGATGACGATGAATGACCTGGCCGGAATCCTGCGGCGGCGGAAATGGACGATCCTCCTCCCGGCCCTCGGGGTGTTCACCCTGTCGGTGGTCGTTGCCTTCTCCATCCCCAAGACGTACAAGTCGACCACGACGATCCTGATCGAGGAGCAGGGGATCCCGAGGGAGTACGTCACCGCCAACATCACGACCTTCGCCGACCAGCGCCTGCAGTCGATCAACCAGCGGATCATGGGCACCACCAAACTCCTGGATCTCATCACCCGCTTCCGGCTGTACGAAGACTTGAAGGCCCGGCATACGATCGACGAGATCGCGGAGAAGATGCGCAAGGACATTGTGTTCAATACGATCAGCGCCGACGTAAAGGACCCGCGATCGGGGCGGACGGGCCAGGCGACGATCGCCTTCAGCGTCAGCTACAAGGGGAAAAACCCGGAAACCGTCCAGCGGATCGCCAGCGAATTGGCCTCCTTCTACCTCGAGGAGAATCTCAAGATTCGCGAGAAGGCGTCGGCGGACACCTCCAAGTTCATGGAAGACGAGCGCGGGAACGTGCAGGCAATGATGGCGGCGCTCGAGGCGAAGATCGCCGTCTACAAGCAGAAGCACGGCGACTCCCTCCCCGAGCTGGCCCAAGCCAACCTGCAGGGGCTGGACCAGGTGGAGCGCGATATGTCCCGGATGGAGGACCAGCTCCACGCGCTGAAGGAGCGGGAAAGCTACCTTGAGCAGGAGCTCGCCAGCGTCTCCCAGGGCACGGCGAACCAGGGGCCGGGCAGTCTGCAGGAGCTTCGGACACGGCTGGTCGGCCTGAAGAGCCGCTTCTCCGACAAGCACCCGGACGTGATCAGGACGAAGGCCGCCATCAAGGAGTTCGAGGCGCAGTCGGCCGCCCCGGCGAAGGAGGCGTCGGCGACCCAGCCGGACAACCCGATCCACATACCGATGAAGTCGCAGTTGGCGGGTACCCGGACCGAGATCGAATCGGTCCAGCGGCAGATCAAGAGTCTCCGGCAGAAGCGGGACAGCTACCGGCAGCGGGTCGAGTCGTCGCCGCGGGTGGAGGAGGGGTACCGGGGACTGCTGGTCGAGCGGAACAACCTGCAGGCGAAGTTCGAGGAACTGAACCGGAAGGCGATGGACGCGCAGGTGGCGTACGGCATGGAGAAGGAGCAGCTCGGGGAGAGATTCTCCATCCTCGAGGCGGCGCGGCTGCCGGGGAAACCGGACAGCCCGAACATTCGCGCGATCCTGCTGATCGGGCTGGTGCTGGGCCTGGGATGCGGCGTGGGGACGGCGGCGATCAAGGAGAGCACCGACGACTCGGTGCGCGATGCCGGGAGGCTGGCCGCGGACACCGGGTTCCTGGTGTTGACCGGCATCCCTGAGATCGTGACGCCGATGGACGTCGCGCGGAAGAAGATGCGGCGCATCCAGGCGGCGGCCGGCGCCGTCGCCGTCCTGTTAGCGGGGGTCCTCGTCGTGCACTTTTTCGTGATGGACATGGACGTGGTGTTGGCAAAGCTGTCGCGGAAACTGGGAATCTGA